One window of Thermocoleostomius sinensis A174 genomic DNA carries:
- a CDS encoding YheT family hydrolase yields the protein MNTFLYQPPWGLRNGLVMTLYAALRTSQRWQVLTLEPEPQYNEKVLRGADRVPLFAKIAIPDHPKGTIVGTYGITGNLDNQWFLSILGRKAVAQGYAVVLFDWRAHGKTAELSPTLTSDGLYEGKDFVHLAAEAKAIGCPAPFWFTGYSLGGQLALWAMKAAQTLPAWGSELAIDPTEIGGGAVICPSLDSNRSLPYLEKDQIGKYVEQAITKQLKILAWQSYQYHPEAFDRTAIERVHSIRSFDHELVIGRLGFASVEEYYDASSALPLLPHLSKPTLILYAADDPLFEPSIVSDLEAIAAQNQSINLVLTQHGGHVGYLSSTACQRQVADCDPWWAWNRILEWITAQSR from the coding sequence ATGAACACATTTTTGTATCAGCCGCCATGGGGATTGCGCAATGGATTGGTGATGACGCTATATGCTGCTTTGCGCACAAGTCAGCGTTGGCAAGTCTTAACGCTTGAGCCTGAACCTCAGTACAACGAAAAGGTTTTGCGAGGAGCCGATCGCGTTCCCTTGTTTGCCAAAATCGCCATTCCCGATCATCCCAAAGGCACAATCGTTGGCACCTATGGGATCACTGGCAATCTAGATAATCAATGGTTTTTAAGCATTTTGGGACGCAAGGCCGTTGCTCAGGGTTATGCGGTGGTGCTGTTTGATTGGCGGGCACATGGCAAAACAGCGGAACTATCGCCTACTCTAACCTCGGACGGGCTGTACGAGGGCAAAGATTTTGTGCATCTGGCGGCGGAAGCCAAGGCGATTGGCTGTCCGGCTCCGTTTTGGTTTACGGGTTATTCCTTGGGTGGACAGTTAGCGCTGTGGGCCATGAAGGCGGCACAAACCCTGCCCGCATGGGGATCAGAACTGGCCATCGATCCGACGGAGATTGGCGGTGGCGCCGTCATTTGTCCTAGCTTGGATTCGAACCGATCGCTGCCATATCTGGAGAAAGATCAGATTGGAAAATACGTGGAGCAAGCAATTACCAAACAGTTGAAAATTTTGGCGTGGCAGAGTTATCAGTATCATCCCGAAGCATTCGATCGGACGGCGATTGAACGGGTGCACAGTATTCGATCGTTTGATCATGAATTAGTAATTGGGCGCTTGGGATTTGCCTCTGTAGAGGAATACTATGATGCCAGCAGTGCGCTGCCCCTCTTGCCACACCTGTCCAAGCCCACGCTCATTCTCTATGCAGCGGATGATCCATTATTTGAGCCGTCGATCGTGTCGGATTTAGAAGCCATTGCAGCCCAGAATCAATCAATCAACTTAGTGCTAACGCAACATGGCGGACATGTGGGCTATCTCAGCAGTACGGCTTGTCAACGCCAAGTGGCGGATTGCGATCCGTGGTGGGCCTGGAATCGCATTTTAGAGTGGATCACGGCCCAATCCAGGTGA
- a CDS encoding ArnT family glycosyltransferase, translating into MQNEKFQVGDLERCLQRGDRQTDSLITLGLWMAAIVLFVVNLGELPLRDWDEGLVAQVAREIWQSPINSLTWLHPTLWGEPYFNKPSLVHSLMALMYSMGGVSEWTARLPGALLTAASVPLMYGVAREVFYPRPPAVFAALVYLTWLPIARHGRLAMLDGAVLCFFLLLINWLLRTRRDYRYALGVGIGLALICLTKGVMVGILLGAIVFLFAVWDTPRLLRSPHLWLGIVLGSVPVLLWYVAQWQEYGQAFLNTNLVDQSLQRIWQDVEANGGPPWYYLLEILKYSAPWLLFLPLGFKLAWVNRNLSWAKLALVWSVAYLVVVSAMATKLPWYILPIYPALALIAGAALADLWQKGRYTGVIQPKQTEYSSIWFGWFALLALGGWAGVIYFGWVSSPLEPDLELIMAIVAMTMTVAAVLVTRQNPQFLTVLIWGMYVALLLLMGSNHWVWELAEAYPVKPVAAIVQQHTPTQQKVFTSYPHNRPSLNFYSNRQVIPASTNQLKERWNKQEQPFFLVDDAVLNTIDLPATQVLGTAEGWSLITKLPEG; encoded by the coding sequence ATGCAAAACGAAAAATTTCAGGTGGGTGATTTAGAACGCTGTTTGCAGCGAGGCGATCGCCAAACAGACTCGCTGATTACGTTGGGGTTATGGATGGCGGCGATCGTTCTGTTTGTGGTCAATTTAGGTGAACTGCCGCTGCGAGATTGGGACGAAGGACTCGTGGCACAGGTAGCACGAGAAATTTGGCAATCTCCAATCAATTCACTCACTTGGCTACATCCCACTCTTTGGGGCGAACCCTACTTCAACAAGCCCTCATTAGTCCATAGCTTGATGGCGCTGATGTACTCAATGGGAGGGGTCAGCGAATGGACGGCTCGCTTACCGGGCGCACTGCTGACGGCAGCTTCTGTACCGTTAATGTATGGTGTGGCCCGCGAGGTGTTTTATCCACGCCCTCCGGCTGTATTTGCCGCCCTGGTGTATCTTACGTGGTTGCCAATCGCGCGGCATGGACGGTTGGCTATGCTAGACGGAGCCGTTTTGTGTTTTTTTCTGCTACTCATTAACTGGTTGCTACGGACACGACGGGACTATCGCTATGCTCTGGGCGTTGGCATTGGGTTAGCGCTGATTTGCCTAACGAAGGGTGTCATGGTTGGCATCTTGTTGGGGGCGATCGTATTTCTGTTTGCGGTTTGGGATACGCCGCGCCTGCTGCGATCGCCGCATTTGTGGTTGGGCATCGTTTTGGGCAGCGTGCCGGTGCTGCTGTGGTATGTCGCTCAGTGGCAAGAATACGGGCAAGCCTTTCTAAACACAAATTTGGTGGATCAATCGCTGCAACGCATTTGGCAAGATGTGGAAGCAAACGGTGGGCCGCCTTGGTATTATCTCTTGGAAATTCTAAAATACAGCGCTCCTTGGCTCTTGTTTTTGCCACTTGGGTTTAAGCTTGCCTGGGTCAATCGCAACTTAAGTTGGGCGAAACTGGCGCTTGTTTGGAGTGTGGCTTATCTAGTGGTAGTTTCCGCGATGGCCACCAAACTACCGTGGTACATTTTGCCAATTTATCCAGCCCTAGCCCTAATTGCCGGAGCCGCCCTCGCAGACCTTTGGCAGAAGGGACGCTATACTGGGGTCATTCAACCCAAGCAAACCGAGTATTCATCAATTTGGTTTGGATGGTTTGCGCTCCTGGCGTTGGGTGGTTGGGCCGGGGTCATATATTTTGGTTGGGTTAGTTCTCCCCTGGAGCCAGATCTGGAATTGATTATGGCCATTGTGGCCATGACGATGACCGTAGCAGCCGTTTTAGTAACACGGCAAAATCCGCAATTTTTGACGGTGTTAATTTGGGGCATGTATGTGGCGCTGTTATTGTTGATGGGATCAAATCATTGGGTGTGGGAACTGGCAGAAGCCTATCCAGTTAAGCCCGTAGCAGCGATCGTGCAGCAACACACACCCACTCAACAAAAAGTATTTACGTCCTATCCTCACAATCGTCCGTCTCTCAATTTCTATAGCAATCGCCAGGTAATTCCGGCTTCAACCAACCAATTGAAAGAACGGTGGAACAAACAAGAACAGCCGTTTTTCCTCGTAGACGATGCAGTATTGAATACGATCGATCTGCCTGCGACGCAAGTTTTAGGAACGGCTGAAGGATGGTCGCTGATCACTAAATTGCCAGAAGGGTGA